The stretch of DNA CCATCTTCCGCCTGCGCGACCACATCCGCCGCCTGGCCGACTCGGCGCGCATCTACCGCATCCCGATGCGCTGGTCGGTGGAGGAGCTGTGCGAGGCCGCGGTGGAGACGGTGGCCGCCAACGAGGTGCCGCACTGCTACCTGCGCCCGGTGGTGATGCGCACCGGCGAGCAGATGGGGATCCTGGCGAACGACGAGCACGTGGAGACCTTCGTCATCGCCTACATCTGGGGGACGTACCTGGGCGAGGGGGCGCTGGAGAACGGGGTCGACGCGGTGGTCTCCACCTGGCGTCGCGCGGCGCCCGACACCTACCCCACGCTGGCCAAGGCCGGCGGCGGCTACCTGAACTCGCAGCTCGCCAAGATCGAGGCCAGGCAGCGCCGCGCCGACGAGGCGATCATGCTCGACTCCTTCGGCCACGTGTCGGAGGGGACCGGGCAGAACCTGTTCGTGGTGCGCGACGACATGCTGTGGACCTCGCCGATCTCAGCCGGGATCCTGGCGGGGGTGACGCGCAACTCGGTGACCCGCATCGCCCGCGACCTGGGGTACACGGTGCGCGAGGAGAGCCTGCCGCGCGAGCTGCTCTACATCGCCGACGAGG from Longimicrobium sp. encodes:
- a CDS encoding branched-chain amino acid transaminase — protein: MATSSGPTRLIWRDGRLVDWKDATIHVMSHVAHYGSSVFEGIRCYETSAGPAIFRLRDHIRRLADSARIYRIPMRWSVEELCEAAVETVAANEVPHCYLRPVVMRTGEQMGILANDEHVETFVIAYIWGTYLGEGALENGVDAVVSTWRRAAPDTYPTLAKAGGGYLNSQLAKIEARQRRADEAIMLDSFGHVSEGTGQNLFVVRDDMLWTSPISAGILAGVTRNSVTRIARDLGYTVREESLPRELLYIADEVFFTGTAAEITPVRTVDGVPVGEGRPGPVTREIQDRFLGIARGQIPDPYGWLTPVPAREPAGAGVGS